DNA from Garra rufa chromosome 5, GarRuf1.0, whole genome shotgun sequence:
CCAGTATGTGGAGGCAAATCGGTGATGCTAAGTCATTATTGATCGGGGAAGCCTCAAATCTGTCTCTTACTTGATGGATTTCGACCAAGGTGACAATCCTCGTGCCCAGCGATCGGTGGAAGAGATGCTGCTGGCAGTTTGTAAAATCAATGCAAAATTCATATAggctagatttaaaaaaaaaaggaaaaaaaaaaacatcgaaAGGTGTATGTAGCATGTAGGAAATATGTGTAGCAGTTTTTTACAGGatttaatttagtactttttgaGACCCACTTGCTCTTCTAAAATAAACACGTATTTCCACATTTATAATTGAAATACTGGGAATATCAGGGAATGTCACTATTGCATTCTAGGCCGGAGAAACTcggaaattaaataaaatcttaaaataaccCCTACTGTCTGTCCTCATGTTTTTTTCTCACCCATAACGATATGATTCAGAATTGTTAGTAAATAAACTATTACAATTGATGACTCAACCTTTTAAATAATTCGGAATCATTGAAATTATTTGTTCTGAGGAATTGCTGGAGTATGTTTTTGCCTAGAAACAACATTGTGACTCCTGTGCATTTATCACACATGCAGCTAATATAGAGTATATGGCATTTTTGTTATTTAGATAATTTTTGGATTattatttgcaccctcagttaCCCGGATGTACAGCCACATTGgagatactctgatgtaaacaacagcatggattgcatggttaatgtactactgaatacgttgctctgctaatttatgttgtctaaaccacgggggaaaaaaacataatatagagaaggacttagtaagcagaaaagggcgcaatattttggtTTGGACAACCACAAACCCCTTTTGTTTCCCAGACAACTTTTTGTAagcttctccttgatttgttataacttttggcagtctccgcaagtttttcctggtctgaccaattagtacagcccaaaacatgacaataattggccattttcaacatcaataatcagcaaaatagcTTTACTAGGTTCAGTGGCATACATTTAATATGGCAGATTCATGATGCATTGTTGTGAAAACCCtctatttatgtatttaacatttacattttcaaacactTGAAGACAATTCCATTAAATTCTGGGATGTAGCAGCTAGTATAAAGCACAGGTTTTCACATCAAAGGCCCCTTGGTAAATGGAGATTGAGCACGGACCccttgttatatatatatatgacattaGCTGAGCATGTCTGGAAAAATGTGTAATCACCACTGAAATGAAGCTCCATAAGTGTCCTTGAGGGGGCAGTGTTGAATTATATTTTACATGAAAGTGTACTTGTTTGTGTTCAGCAGCATGCCTAAGTCTAAAGAAGTGCTGTCTTCCTCTTCGGGTAGTGAATCAGACAGTGATACAGAAACAAAGGTGAGTTTATGCTTTCTGACTTTCATTtaactagagagagagagatattttGTActtatttgaatttgaaaatgtGCTGCAGGCATGAAAGGTCAGGTGTGTTTGGTTTTGTCTCCTTATTTCTTCCCAAGGCCAAAAGAAAGAAGGCAAGTGCTCCTGAAAAGCCTGCTAAAAAACAGAAAAGTGGAGAGACCTCCAAACCGAGCGGCTCTGctaaaagtgacaaaaacaatGAGGATAACATGTTCCAGGTTGAGTTTTTGAGTTTGACTGTAATTGACTGTACAttgtatcatatatatatatacctgcttaccaaatgaataaatgcatggaCATCATAGtgcattaaaataaagaaaacaaatctTGCTGACaatagggttagttcacccaaaaattaaaattcagccagtaattactcaccctcatgtcgttccaaacccgtaagaccttctttcatcttcagaacacaaatgaagatatttttgatgaaatccataaTGAAAGCCATTAccatattcaaggcccagaaaggtagtaaggacattgttaaaatactccatgtgatatcagtggttcaaccataatgttacgaAGCTATGATCTCTTTAACATACATTATTGAGCTCTAATGCAACTTCAATTCTCCCTTAGAATTATGTTTAGTTGTAACATGTCTCTCATTGGGTTCTGGTTTATGTAAGGGCAAAAACCTGTAAAATCTTTGTAAATGTTCAATAGAACTCCTACAGAATACTAGTAACCAGCAATTTCTTCTGTTTTAGTGTCTTATGTTTAAGTGTTTTACTGTAATAATAAAAGTGTAGTATGCTTTGTTAAATAAGAGCTATTATCTACTGTCCATGCTGACTCATTCATGTTCTGATATGTGACAGATTGGAAAGCTGAGATACGTCAGTGTCAGGGATTTCAAAGGCAAGGTTTTGATTGACATTCGAGAGTACTGGATGGACCAAGCTGGTGAGATGAAGCCTGGAAAGAAAGGTAATTATGTTTTCTCCAATTTATTGGATGTATTTTGGTGTCCTTCTCCTTTAACCTTTTAGTCAAACAAATATCTTTAAGTGCAGGTAATATGTTTTCTTTTGATTACTGTGCCATAGTTGTTTTGTTCCATCAATTGTATTGAATTACCCTTAGGCATTTCATTGAATCCTGAGCAGTGGAATCAGCTGAAGGAACAAATGTCGGACATCGATGATGCAGTTAGGAGAATTTAAGAGCTGTTTTCGCAGTGAATGGTTGTCTGGTTCCTTTTAGAGTTCCATATTTTGGTACATGGGGACTTTAACAAAATGTTTCCTGTTTCCACTTGTGCTATATGTATGCTGGTAAATTTGAGAAGacttcttttgttttgttattgttcATTTCCAACTGTCTGCTGTTAAATGTTCATGTGTGAATAGTAAGTCTTGACCGGGT
Protein-coding regions in this window:
- the sub1b gene encoding SUB1 regulator of transcription b; this translates as MPKSKEVLSSSSGSESDSDTETKAKRKKASAPEKPAKKQKSGETSKPSGSAKSDKNNEDNMFQIGKLRYVSVRDFKGKVLIDIREYWMDQAGEMKPGKKGISLNPEQWNQLKEQMSDIDDAVRRI